The Peptococcaceae bacterium genome includes the window AACGGGAAAAGACAATCTTGCCTACCGGGCGGCCAGCCTGTTAAGCGAAAATTATCCGGTGGTCAAAGGGGTTAAAATCAACCTCCGGAAGAAAATCCCGCTGGCGGCGGGTCTTGGCGGCGGCAGCGCCGATGCGGCCGCTGTCCTTTTGGGCCTTAACGAGCTTTTTGCTCTTGGGCTTTCGATTGATGAACTGAAGCGGTTTGCTGCGGTTTTGGGGTCTGACGTGCCGTTTTGTTTGCGCCCTCTTACCGCTTACGCCTGGGGTAGGGGGGAACAGATCGTGCAGCTTCCTCCCTGTCCCCGTTTATGGGTTGTTTTGGCCAAACCTCCTTTCGGGGTTTCCACGGGTGAAGTGTACCGGCGCCTGCACAGCGTGACCGTCAGGAAAAGGCCTGCCGTGCAGCAGCTTATCGCCGCCTTGTCGGAAAAGAAGACGGCGTTAATGTTTGAGCACATGGAAAACGTGCTGGAATACGCCGCATTCGACATGCATCCCCAGCTCCGGGAACACCTTCAACAGATGCAGGAAATGGGGGCTGCCAAAGCGATGATGTCCGGGAGCGGGCCGACGCTGCTGGCTTTTTATGAAAGCGAAGAAAAGGCCCGCCAGGCGGCTTCGCTGCTGGCCAAACCCGGTTGGAAGCTGTTTGTCGCCAGGACTCTTGGGCCCGAGGACATGGAGGAAAGGGGGGTCTATTTGTGAGCGAAAAGAAAATAATGCTGCAGCTTGACCAGTATAAACCCTTGCGGGACATTGTGTTTGAAGGCATGCGCGAAGCGATAATCACCCAGGTATTAAAACCGGGCGAGCGCCTCATGGAAAGCCAGCTGGCCATGGAAATGGGGGTCAGCAGGACCCCGATCCGGGAAGCCATCCACAAACTGGAACTGGAAGGGTTTGTCTATGTCCTCCCGCGCAAGGGAGCTTTCGTGGCGGAAATATCGCTCAAGGATATTCAAGAGATTTACGAGATCCGGACCATCCTGGAGGGGCTGGCCAGCGGCCTGGCTGCCGTGAGAGCGACTTCCGAAGAGATTGAGGAGATGGAAAGGTGCCTGCTGCGGGAATCAAATTTGCTGGAAAGCGAGGATATTAACGCCACGGTCGCGGAGGACATCAATTTGCATAACGCCATTTACAAGGCCGCGCGCAACGAACGGCTCGTCACCACTCTTAACAACCTGCGCGAGCAGATTTACAGGATGCGCGTAGCGTCGATGTCCCTGCCGGGGAGGAAGAAAAAGAGCCTGGAGATGCACAGAAAGATAGTCGAAGCGATAAGCGAGCGAAAACCCGACTTGGCCCGGGAAATGGCCGAAAAACACATGAGATACGCCCAGGAAGCCATGATCGAGCATTACAAAAGACAGATATCAAAACAATAAACCGCACACTGCTTTTATTCTTTGAAAGGAGATTGTTAAATGGTTGTAGGTGTCATCCTGGCGGGTGGTCGGAAAAACGGTTTAACGGCCGGCCAGACTCATCCCGTAGATGAAGCCTTTATTTCCATCGGGAAGAGATACATGATTGAGTATGTAGCCGAAGCCCTGGAAGCTTCGCCTTATATCAACAGAATCATCATCTCCGGACCGCTGGACAGGCTGGTCAAAGTCTTCCAGGAATCGGAGCGGCTGACGCTGGTGCAGAGCGGCGAGACAGTAATAGACTCGTTCAGGCACGCTTTCCAGGCCGCCAGGCCGTCCGGGGAACGCCTGCTGGTTGTCACGGCGGATATACCTCTTTTGTCCACCAGGGCTGTCGATGACTTTCTCGAATCCTGTTTCCGGCAGAGCGGGGACCTGTTTTATCCCATAATCAGCAAAGAAACCAATGAAAACAAGTATCCCGGCGTAAAACGAACCTACGTCAACCTGAAAGAAGGTCTTTTCACCGGAGGGAACCTTTTTTTCTTTGACCCGGCGATAGTTGAAAGGTGCCTTCCCCTTGCCGAAAAACTGGTATTATACCGTAAAAAACCCATCCGGCTGGCCACCTTTATCGGGTGGGGAGTGCTGGTTCGCTACGTGCTGGGCATTCTCTCCCTAAAAGATGCGGAGAGGGCGGTTTCCAGGATGATGGGCATTAAGGGAGTGGCGGTTATTTCTCCCTATCCTGAAATCGGCATCGATGTTGACAAACACAGCGACCTGGACCTGGCCGAAAAGATTCTCTGTTCATGAAGGTTGCCGGCAGGCGCCCTGTTTAATTGGGTTAAAACAACAAGAGGGGGTCAGAACATGGAAAAATGGCGTAGAAGCGAACGGGTCGCGGTGATGACGAAATACCTTCTGGAAAGGCCCAATACCCTTGTTTCATTGAATCATTTCACCAGCTTTTTCAAGGCGGCCAAATCCAGCATCAGCGAAGACATCAGCATCATGCGCGATGTTTTCCAAAAAGCCGGCCTGGGCAGAATAGAAACGCAGGCCGGCGCCGGGGGAGGCATGATCTACTACCCGCATGTCGGCAAAAAAGAAGCTTCCGCCTTTATTAGCGACCTGGTGCGCAGGATGGCCGACCCGGGCCGTATTCTCCCCGGGGGCTTTCTCTACATGACGGATATTATCTTTGACGCCCGCGTTGCCCAGAAAGTGGGGGAGATTTTTGCGCAGCGCTTTCTTGAACTGGAGCCGCAGTATGTGGTCACTATCGAGACCAAGGGTATACCGCTGGCGCTTATGACCGCCAGGGCTTTAAACCGTCCCCTGGTTATTATCAGGGACGCCGGCCGCGTGACCGAAGGATCTGCGGTAAGCCTCAATTACGTCACCGGTTCTTCCCGCCAGATCAGGACCATGTCCCTTTCCCGGCGCGCCCTGCCCGTGGAAAGCAGGGTGATAATAATTGACGACTTTATGAAGGCGGGCGGCACGGCCAGGGGGATGGTCGACCTGTTAAGCGAATTCAAGTCCACCGTGCTGGGGATCGGCGTGCTGGTTGACACCGGCGTCCCCGAAAAAAAGCTGGTCAGCGATTACTACTCGCTGCTGAAACTGGTTGAAGTCAACGAGCAGGAAAAAAAGATCGTCATCATACCGAATTAAGCGCAACAAAAGTTTACAGATAAATGTATAAAACAGCTAAATTATGGGAAATTTCATAAAGAGAAGCAGGAAAATCCAAAAAGATGACGAATAGGACATATTAACCAGGTGGTAATCGGGGGAAGGTGGTGATTTCAGGTGGATATCACAGATGTGAGGATCAGAAAGATCAACCAGGAAGGCAGGATGAAGGCCATTGTATCGGTGACGTTTGACAATGCTTTTGTAGTTCACGATGTGAAGGTTGTTGAGGGCACAAACGGGTTGTTTGTGGCCATGCCCAGCCGGAAAACGCCGGAGGGTGAATTCAAAGACATTGCCCATCCGATATCCTCGGATGTACGTGAAATAATTCAGACGGCAGTGTTGAAAGCATACCAGGAAGCCATATAAAAGAGAGCACAGCGCAGTTTTTAGGAGCTTAAGTGTTTTGGCTCCTTTTTATTTTTCGAAGAATAGTTTTGGTCAGAGGTGGAGTTTCAACTAATATTATGGTATAACTATAATGACATTTTTAATCGGCGAGGAGGGGGATGCGTTTTGGCGCAAACGGCGGCCGTTGTGCTGGCGGCAGGGCTGGGGACCAGGATGAAATCCGGCCAGCCCAAGGTTCTTCACAAACTGGCCGGCCTGCCGGTGATCCAGCATGTCATTGCTGCCCTGCAGGAGGCTTCAATCAACAATATTATCGTCGTACTCGGGTACCAGGGAGAGCTGGTGGAAAAAATCCTGCCGGAAACGTGCCGGGTGGCCTACCAGCACGAACAGCTGGGGACCGGTCACGCCCTCATGCAGGTCCTGCCGGAACTGGAGAGGTTTGCCGGAGGCGACTGTCTCGTTGTCTGCGGGGATACCCCTCTTCTCAGGGCGGAGACATTAAGACTCTTATATGAGAAACACAGGCACAGCGGGGCAAAAGCCACTGTCCTGACGGCGCTTTTTCCCGACCCGCAAGGATACGGCCGGATCGTCAGGGGTCCTGCGGGCATTGAGCGGATCGTGGAAGAAAAGGACGCCGCTTTGCAAGAAAAAGAAATCAAAGAAATAAACACCGGGACATACTGCTTCGACGTTAACAGTTTGAAAGACAGGCTGACGCGTCTTTCCGCCGCCAACGCCCAGGGTGAGTATTACCTGACCGACATAGTCAAAATGCTGGTCCTGGAAAAAGAAAAGATCGAAACCGTGCTTCTGGAAGACCACCTCGAAGCTGTGGGCATCAACAACCGCGTGCAGCTGGCCGAAGCCGGTCAAATCCTGCGCCGCCGCATCCTGACCGGTCACATGCTGCGCGGGGTCACCGTTATCGACCCCGAGCACACTTACGTTGACGCGGGAGTAACCATCGGCCAGGACACGGTTCTTTATCCCGGGGTTTTCCTGGAAGGGAAAACGCAGGTCGGAAAAAACTGCGAGATCGGCCCGCATACCAGGATCACCGATTCCATTATTGCCGACAACGTTTCCGTAACATACTCGTGTCTCCTTGAAGCCAGGGTAGCCAGCGGGTGCGCAATTGGGCCCTTCAGCTTTTTACGGCCGGGTTCTGTCCTGGCGGAGAACGTCAAGATCGGCGACTTCGTTGAGGTGAAAAAATCCATTGTGGGCGCGGGTTCCAAAATACCGCACCTGAGTTATGTCGGCGACAGCACGCTGGGGGAAAACGTCAACATCGGGGCCGGGACCATCACCTGCAACTACGACGGGTTCGCCAAACACCCCACGGTAATAGGCGATGGAGCCTTCGTCGGGAGCAACACGAACCTTGTTGCTCCCATTACGGTGGGTCCCGGAGCTTATATCGGGGCCGGCTCCACGGTCACCAGGGATATACCGGGAGGAGCCCTGGCTGTCGCCAGGGGGAAACAGCGCAACATCGAAAACTGGAAAAACCGCAGCCCAAAAGAGGGCCCAAAGTGAGTTTCCCGGTGCCGGGCTGCGGGCGGGCCCGGAACCGGCCTGCTTTCGTGCGGCGGCCGGTAGGACGAGCAGGGCCCGGGCAATGAAGAGAATGGAGGGGCACAAGACAATGCCAGGTTACAAAAAGCTGAAGATATTCACGGGTAACGCCCATCCCGGGCTGGCCTCGGAGATAGCCGAGTACCTCGGCGTCGAGGTTAGCCAGGCCTCCGTTAAGACGTTTTCGGACGGCGAGATCAACGTGGACATCAACGAAAGCGTGAGGGGCGCCGATGTTTTTGTGATCCAGCCGACATGCACGCCCGTGAATGACAACATCATGGAACTCCTTATCCTTATCGACGCCCTGCGAAGGGCTTCGGCCCGGCGGATAACCGCGGTGCTTCCTTATTACGGTTACGCCAGGCAGGACAGGAAAGCCAAAGCCCGCGACCCGATCACCGCCAAACTGGTTGCCAACCTGATAACGGCCGCCGGCGCCCGCCGCGTGCTTGCAGTGGACCTTCATGCCGGCCAGATCCAGGGTTTTTTTGATATACCGGTGGACCACCTCCAGGCCGTTCCAATCCTGGCGGAATACTTTTTAAACAAGCAGCTCGACAACTCCGTGGTCGTTTCTCCCGACCTGGGCGGGGTCACCAGGGCCAGGGCCCTTTCCGGCAGGCTTCACCTCCCCCTGGCCATAATCGACAAGCGCCGCCCGCAGCCCAACGAGTCCGAAATCATGCACATCATCGGCGAAGTGGAAGGGAAGAAGGTAATAATGATCGACGACATCATAGACACCGCGGGGACGATCACCCTGGGAGCGCAGGCGCTGCTGGAAAAGGGCGCGCAGGAGGTGTACGTCTGCTGCACGCACCCGGTTCTCTCCGGGCAGGCTGTGGAAAGGCTTGAAAGCTCTCCCGTCCGGGAAGTGGTGATCACCAACACAATTCCTCTTGCCCGGGGGAAAAAGCCGGACAAGTTCAGGGTGCTGTCAATTGCTCCTCTTCTGGGAGAGGCCATCATCCGCATTCATGAAGACCTCTCCGTCAGCAAACTGTTCGACTGAAACCCCGCCCGGCTGCGCCTGCAGCCGACGGCAGATATTACGCAAAGAGGTGATGAAACGATGGAAAAACCATCAATAGAAGTCCAACCGCGCCAAGTAAACACCAAGCATTCGCTGAAAGAAATCCGGCGCAAGGGGTTAGTCCCCGGGGTCATTTACGGCAAGAGAGCAGGCAGTATTCCCATCTCCCTCCCGGAGAAGGAACTGCTCAAGATAGGCGGGGCCAACCTGGTTTCGGTCAAACTGCCGGGCGGTTCCTACCCGGCGGTTGTCCGGGAGTTGCAGAAGCACCCGCTGAGCGGCAGGATTCTCCATGTCGACTTTCTCCAGGTGGAGATGGACCAGAAAATAAGGGCCGAAATCCCTGTCCACTTGTCGGGAAGCGCAGCCGGCCTGAAAGCGGGAGGGATCCTGCAGCACGGTGAGCGCGCGGTGGAGGTGGAGGCCCTGCCCGGCGAACTGCCCGATGCCTTCCATGTTGACATTTCGCCCCTGGAAATCGGAGACAAATACACGGTGGCGGACCTCCAGAAAACCACTTCTTTAACCATTACCAGCGACCCGGAAACTGTCCTGGCGGTGATAAACGCGCCCAGGCTCGCTGAAATCGAAGAGCCTGCGGAAACAGCCAAAGGCGAAGAGGAGAAGAAAGAAGAGCCGGCGGGCGAGGCCTGAGCCTCACTGCTTGAAGGATAGGGGTGGAGCGGGGCATGAAGCTGGTAATAGGCCTGGGCAACCCCGGGTCCCGCTATGCCGGGACCCGGCACAACCTTGGGTTTATGGTCGTGGACTCCCTTGCCGGGAGGCTGGGATTCCCGGTTAACGACAAAAAGCACCAGTGCCTGCTGGGACAGGGCCACCTTGCGGGTACAAGAATAATGCTGGCCAAACCTCAAACCTATATGAACAGGAGCGGGCAGGCGGTCCTGGAAATCTTGCATTACTACCATGACCGGATTGATGACTTCATCGTCGTCCACGATGACCTTGACCTGGATTTTGGCAGGATCCGCTTTAAAAGCGACGGG containing:
- the ispE gene encoding 4-(cytidine 5'-diphospho)-2-C-methyl-D-erythritol kinase, which codes for MINRIAVKAYAKVNLALDVLGKRDDGYHEVQMVMQGIDLYDLVELEKSGRCIRLTCNWAELGTGKDNLAYRAASLLSENYPVVKGVKINLRKKIPLAAGLGGGSADAAAVLLGLNELFALGLSIDELKRFAAVLGSDVPFCLRPLTAYAWGRGEQIVQLPPCPRLWVVLAKPPFGVSTGEVYRRLHSVTVRKRPAVQQLIAALSEKKTALMFEHMENVLEYAAFDMHPQLREHLQQMQEMGAAKAMMSGSGPTLLAFYESEEKARQAASLLAKPGWKLFVARTLGPEDMEERGVYL
- a CDS encoding GntR family transcriptional regulator translates to MSEKKIMLQLDQYKPLRDIVFEGMREAIITQVLKPGERLMESQLAMEMGVSRTPIREAIHKLELEGFVYVLPRKGAFVAEISLKDIQEIYEIRTILEGLASGLAAVRATSEEIEEMERCLLRESNLLESEDINATVAEDINLHNAIYKAARNERLVTTLNNLREQIYRMRVASMSLPGRKKKSLEMHRKIVEAISERKPDLAREMAEKHMRYAQEAMIEHYKRQISKQ
- a CDS encoding nucleotidyltransferase family protein, producing MVVGVILAGGRKNGLTAGQTHPVDEAFISIGKRYMIEYVAEALEASPYINRIIISGPLDRLVKVFQESERLTLVQSGETVIDSFRHAFQAARPSGERLLVVTADIPLLSTRAVDDFLESCFRQSGDLFYPIISKETNENKYPGVKRTYVNLKEGLFTGGNLFFFDPAIVERCLPLAEKLVLYRKKPIRLATFIGWGVLVRYVLGILSLKDAERAVSRMMGIKGVAVISPYPEIGIDVDKHSDLDLAEKILCS
- the purR gene encoding pur operon repressor; translation: MEKWRRSERVAVMTKYLLERPNTLVSLNHFTSFFKAAKSSISEDISIMRDVFQKAGLGRIETQAGAGGGMIYYPHVGKKEASAFISDLVRRMADPGRILPGGFLYMTDIIFDARVAQKVGEIFAQRFLELEPQYVVTIETKGIPLALMTARALNRPLVIIRDAGRVTEGSAVSLNYVTGSSRQIRTMSLSRRALPVESRVIIIDDFMKAGGTARGMVDLLSEFKSTVLGIGVLVDTGVPEKKLVSDYYSLLKLVEVNEQEKKIVIIPN
- the spoVG gene encoding septation regulator SpoVG; amino-acid sequence: MDITDVRIRKINQEGRMKAIVSVTFDNAFVVHDVKVVEGTNGLFVAMPSRKTPEGEFKDIAHPISSDVREIIQTAVLKAYQEAI
- the glmU gene encoding bifunctional UDP-N-acetylglucosamine diphosphorylase/glucosamine-1-phosphate N-acetyltransferase GlmU gives rise to the protein MAQTAAVVLAAGLGTRMKSGQPKVLHKLAGLPVIQHVIAALQEASINNIIVVLGYQGELVEKILPETCRVAYQHEQLGTGHALMQVLPELERFAGGDCLVVCGDTPLLRAETLRLLYEKHRHSGAKATVLTALFPDPQGYGRIVRGPAGIERIVEEKDAALQEKEIKEINTGTYCFDVNSLKDRLTRLSAANAQGEYYLTDIVKMLVLEKEKIETVLLEDHLEAVGINNRVQLAEAGQILRRRILTGHMLRGVTVIDPEHTYVDAGVTIGQDTVLYPGVFLEGKTQVGKNCEIGPHTRITDSIIADNVSVTYSCLLEARVASGCAIGPFSFLRPGSVLAENVKIGDFVEVKKSIVGAGSKIPHLSYVGDSTLGENVNIGAGTITCNYDGFAKHPTVIGDGAFVGSNTNLVAPITVGPGAYIGAGSTVTRDIPGGALAVARGKQRNIENWKNRSPKEGPK
- a CDS encoding ribose-phosphate pyrophosphokinase, with translation MPGYKKLKIFTGNAHPGLASEIAEYLGVEVSQASVKTFSDGEINVDINESVRGADVFVIQPTCTPVNDNIMELLILIDALRRASARRITAVLPYYGYARQDRKAKARDPITAKLVANLITAAGARRVLAVDLHAGQIQGFFDIPVDHLQAVPILAEYFLNKQLDNSVVVSPDLGGVTRARALSGRLHLPLAIIDKRRPQPNESEIMHIIGEVEGKKVIMIDDIIDTAGTITLGAQALLEKGAQEVYVCCTHPVLSGQAVERLESSPVREVVITNTIPLARGKKPDKFRVLSIAPLLGEAIIRIHEDLSVSKLFD
- a CDS encoding 50S ribosomal protein L25, producing MEKPSIEVQPRQVNTKHSLKEIRRKGLVPGVIYGKRAGSIPISLPEKELLKIGGANLVSVKLPGGSYPAVVRELQKHPLSGRILHVDFLQVEMDQKIRAEIPVHLSGSAAGLKAGGILQHGERAVEVEALPGELPDAFHVDISPLEIGDKYTVADLQKTTSLTITSDPETVLAVINAPRLAEIEEPAETAKGEEEKKEEPAGEA
- the pth gene encoding aminoacyl-tRNA hydrolase, which gives rise to MKLVIGLGNPGSRYAGTRHNLGFMVVDSLAGRLGFPVNDKKHQCLLGQGHLAGTRIMLAKPQTYMNRSGQAVLEILHYYHDRIDDFIVVHDDLDLDFGRIRFKSDGGAAGHKGLLSIAGLLNSTDFQRLKVGIGRPPGRLPVESFVLSEFSPGERKTLPALIEACLDGLETWAREGIEKAMNDFNGLNLREKETENEAR